The proteins below come from a single Tsuneonella deserti genomic window:
- a CDS encoding DUF1049 domain-containing protein — protein MQIVRTIVWAALLALLLAFSFFNWRPVEVQIWDNLVLETKIPALVIVAFLLGLVPMWLIHRGSKWRLQRRVATLENAVRAQAVAPTAPPVERPLTRPDAPVEGAPVPRSEILG, from the coding sequence ATGCAGATCGTTCGCACAATCGTCTGGGCCGCCTTGCTAGCGCTCCTTCTGGCGTTCAGCTTTTTCAACTGGCGCCCGGTCGAAGTGCAGATCTGGGACAATCTGGTGCTGGAAACCAAGATACCCGCACTCGTGATTGTCGCTTTCCTGCTGGGGCTGGTGCCGATGTGGCTGATCCATCGTGGCAGCAAGTGGCGGCTGCAGCGGCGGGTCGCGACGCTGGAGAACGCGGTGCGCGCGCAAGCCGTGGCGCCCACTGCCCCGCCAGTTGAACGACCCCTGACCCGCCCCGACGCGCCGGTCGAAGGCGCTCCGGTGCCCCGCAGCGAAATACTTGGATGA
- the pyrF gene encoding orotidine-5'-phosphate decarboxylase, producing MSNPVYLALDLPRLDEAKALANRVKAHVGGIKLGLEFFCAHGHHGVHEIARIGLPIFLDLKFHDIPNTVAGAMQAIHVLEPAIVTVHASGGRAMMEDAKAAAGNGTKVVAVTMLTSLDERDLARTGVMGNAHDQVLRLAELAHIAGLDGVVCSGHEVKSVHGQWKDGFFVVPGLRLAGHGVGDQKRVVTPRQARDDGASVLVVGRPISRADDPVEAARNIEATL from the coding sequence ATGAGCAATCCGGTTTACCTTGCGCTCGACCTGCCGCGGTTGGACGAAGCGAAAGCGCTCGCGAACCGGGTCAAGGCTCACGTCGGCGGCATCAAGCTCGGGCTAGAATTCTTTTGCGCGCATGGTCACCACGGGGTGCACGAAATCGCGCGGATCGGCCTGCCGATATTCCTCGATCTCAAGTTCCACGATATCCCCAACACCGTCGCCGGCGCGATGCAGGCTATCCACGTCCTGGAGCCGGCCATCGTCACCGTCCACGCCAGTGGCGGCCGGGCCATGATGGAAGATGCAAAGGCGGCCGCCGGAAACGGCACGAAGGTCGTTGCCGTGACCATGCTCACCAGCCTCGACGAACGCGATCTTGCGCGCACGGGGGTGATGGGCAATGCGCACGACCAGGTTCTTCGCCTGGCGGAACTGGCGCATATCGCGGGTCTCGACGGCGTCGTGTGCTCCGGACACGAAGTGAAGTCGGTGCATGGCCAGTGGAAGGATGGGTTTTTCGTGGTTCCTGGTTTGCGGCTTGCCGGGCATGGGGTCGGCGACCAGAAGCGTGTGGTGACGCCGCGTCAGGCCCGCGATGATGGTGCCAGCGTGCTGGTGGTCGGCAGGCCGATCAGCCGCGCTGATGATCCCGTGGAAGCCGCGCGCAATATCGAGGCGACGCTGTAA
- a CDS encoding phosphoribosylanthranilate isomerase yields the protein MSRPLVKVCGCNSAEAVDAAVDAGADYIGLVHYAPSPRHVTLEQGAALRARVPSTTKVVLLLVNEQPLPTAQAVDAVRPDIVQFHGGETPEWLGLLKRAVSHELWKAIGVRSAATLTDTLRYRGAADRILYDAAPGVLPGGNGLALDWSLLTNFRHELPWGLAGGLNPDNVAEAIRVTGAPLVDASSGLESAPGVKDPGRIRAFIEAARGG from the coding sequence ATGTCCCGCCCGCTCGTTAAGGTATGCGGCTGCAACAGCGCGGAAGCGGTTGACGCGGCGGTGGACGCGGGCGCCGATTACATCGGGCTGGTTCACTATGCGCCCTCCCCGCGTCACGTCACGTTGGAGCAAGGGGCCGCGCTGCGGGCGCGCGTCCCCTCCACCACGAAGGTCGTTCTCCTGCTGGTCAACGAACAGCCGCTGCCGACCGCGCAGGCGGTGGATGCCGTTCGGCCTGACATCGTCCAGTTCCATGGCGGTGAAACCCCCGAATGGCTGGGCCTTCTCAAGCGGGCAGTCTCGCACGAGCTGTGGAAGGCGATCGGCGTTCGCAGCGCGGCGACACTCACCGACACGCTGCGCTACCGCGGGGCAGCTGACCGCATTCTCTACGATGCCGCACCTGGCGTGCTGCCGGGCGGGAACGGCCTTGCCCTTGACTGGTCGCTGCTGACGAACTTCCGCCACGAACTGCCCTGGGGTCTTGCCGGCGGGCTCAATCCCGACAACGTGGCCGAGGCGATCCGCGTGACCGGCGCCCCGCTGGTGGACGCGTCGAGCGGCCTCGAGAGCGCGCCGGGTGTCAAGGACCCGGGCCGCATCCGTGCCTTCATCGAGGCGGCCCGCGGCGGCTAG
- the trpB gene encoding tryptophan synthase subunit beta, which translates to MNSPNSFRNQPDERGHFGGYGGRYVAETLMPLILELEAAYRAAQADPSFQAEFDDLMANYVGRPSPLYFAPRLTEALGGAQIWFKRDELNHTGAHKINNCIGQILLAIRMGKKKIIAETGAGQHGVATATVCARFGLPCTIFMGATDVSRQQPNVFRMKLLGAEVIPVTSGAATLKDAMNEALRHWVANVEDTFYIIGTAAGPHPYPEMVRDFQSVIGKEARAQMLERTGRLPDLLVAAIGGGSNAIGLFHPFLDDAEVKMLGVEAAGHGLDKQHAASLAGGFPGVLHGNKTYLLQDEDGQIAEAHSISAGLDYPGIGPEHAWLKETGRVEYTAIDDNEALDAFQILCRTEGIIPALEPSHAIAAVARRAKEMDRDAIILANLCGRGDKDIFTVAEALGVEM; encoded by the coding sequence ATGAACAGCCCCAACTCATTCCGCAACCAACCCGACGAACGCGGCCACTTCGGCGGCTACGGCGGCCGTTATGTCGCCGAGACGTTGATGCCGCTGATCCTGGAGCTGGAAGCGGCATATCGCGCGGCGCAGGCGGACCCCTCGTTTCAGGCCGAGTTCGACGATCTTATGGCGAACTACGTCGGACGGCCCAGCCCGCTCTACTTCGCCCCCCGCCTGACCGAGGCGCTCGGCGGCGCGCAAATCTGGTTCAAGCGCGACGAGCTCAACCACACCGGCGCGCACAAGATCAACAACTGCATCGGGCAGATCCTGCTTGCGATCCGCATGGGCAAGAAGAAGATCATCGCCGAAACCGGCGCTGGCCAGCACGGGGTCGCAACGGCGACGGTCTGCGCGCGGTTCGGCCTTCCCTGCACGATCTTCATGGGCGCCACGGACGTCAGTCGCCAGCAGCCGAACGTGTTCCGCATGAAGCTGCTCGGGGCCGAGGTGATCCCTGTCACCAGCGGAGCGGCCACCCTCAAGGACGCGATGAACGAGGCGCTGCGCCACTGGGTCGCGAACGTCGAGGACACGTTCTACATTATCGGCACTGCCGCCGGTCCGCATCCCTACCCCGAGATGGTGCGCGATTTCCAATCGGTCATCGGCAAGGAAGCGCGCGCGCAGATGCTCGAGCGGACCGGCCGCCTGCCCGATCTGCTGGTTGCAGCGATCGGAGGGGGAAGCAACGCGATCGGGTTGTTCCATCCGTTCCTCGACGATGCCGAGGTCAAGATGCTCGGCGTCGAGGCGGCGGGGCACGGCCTCGACAAGCAGCACGCTGCTTCCCTTGCGGGTGGTTTCCCGGGAGTGCTCCACGGCAACAAGACCTACCTGCTGCAGGACGAAGACGGCCAGATCGCCGAGGCGCATTCGATTTCGGCGGGCCTGGACTACCCCGGAATCGGCCCCGAGCACGCCTGGCTCAAGGAAACCGGACGCGTCGAATACACCGCGATTGATGACAATGAAGCGCTCGATGCGTTCCAGATTCTCTGCCGAACAGAAGGTATCATACCGGCACTCGAGCCGAGTCACGCCATCGCCGCGGTCGCAAGGCGCGCGAAGGAGATGGACCGCGATGCCATCATTCTCGCCAACCTGTGCGGACGCGGTGACAAGGACATCTTCACGGTAGCCGAGGCGCTGGGAGTGGAGATGTGA
- the trpA gene encoding tryptophan synthase subunit alpha — translation MSQRLASAFARGRPALVCFLTAGDGDTASNLDALVAGGADVIELGMPFTDPMADGPAIQAANIRSLAAGTTNRDVLLIANEFRERHPDVPLVLMGYANPMIRRGPEWFASEASACGVDGVICVDIPPEEDDALGPALRDAGIDLIRLATPTTDARRLPTVLEGSSGFVYYVSVAGITGLQQANTASIESAVARLKAATDLPIAVGFGVRTPEQAGAIARVADGVVVGSALVELVEHHGVHAPEHIRALTASLAEAVHAQNKEIAG, via the coding sequence GTGAGCCAGCGTCTCGCCTCCGCATTCGCCAGGGGCCGGCCCGCGCTCGTCTGCTTTCTGACTGCCGGCGACGGCGATACGGCATCGAACCTCGATGCCTTGGTCGCCGGCGGTGCGGACGTGATCGAGCTGGGGATGCCGTTCACCGATCCGATGGCCGACGGCCCTGCCATCCAGGCCGCCAACATCCGCAGCCTGGCTGCCGGAACGACCAATCGCGACGTGCTGCTGATCGCCAACGAGTTCCGCGAGCGGCACCCCGACGTGCCGCTGGTGCTGATGGGCTATGCCAACCCGATGATCCGCCGCGGGCCCGAGTGGTTCGCTTCGGAAGCGTCCGCCTGCGGGGTGGACGGGGTCATCTGCGTCGATATTCCGCCGGAGGAGGACGACGCGCTCGGACCGGCGCTGCGCGACGCCGGGATCGATCTCATCCGCCTTGCCACCCCGACCACCGACGCCCGGCGCTTGCCGACGGTACTCGAAGGTTCGTCCGGCTTCGTCTATTACGTCTCGGTCGCGGGCATCACGGGTCTGCAACAGGCGAACACCGCCTCGATCGAAAGCGCGGTCGCCCGGCTCAAGGCGGCGACTGACCTTCCCATCGCGGTCGGGTTCGGGGTCCGCACTCCGGAGCAGGCGGGCGCCATCGCGCGAGTGGCAGACGGCGTGGTCGTCGGCTCCGCGCTCGTCGAACTTGTCGAGCACCACGGCGTCCACGCGCCGGAACACATCAGGGCGCTGACCGCTTCGCTGGCCGAAGCCGTGCACGCGCAAAACAAGGAGATCGCCGGATGA
- the accD gene encoding acetyl-CoA carboxylase, carboxyltransferase subunit beta: MSWLNRVRNSLPFLPKRETPDNLWVKCPGCQEMLFVKEYEDNLDVCPRCGFHGRIGADKRLSQLLDVGFELLPQPSVKEDPLKFRDTKKYTDRIKQARAKNPHSDAFSVGSGAIDGRPAVVGVQDFGFMGGSMGMAVGAAFVAGAQKAIERHCPYIVVTAAGGARMQEGILSLMQMPKATVMTRRLKEAGLPYIVVLTDPTTGGVTASYAMLGDVHIAEPGALIGFAGQRVIQDTIREQLPEGFQRAEYLLKHGMVDMVVPRGELKARLATLIDYLAPRKAA, encoded by the coding sequence ATGAGCTGGCTCAACCGCGTCCGCAATTCGCTCCCGTTCCTTCCCAAGCGAGAGACGCCGGACAACCTGTGGGTCAAGTGCCCGGGCTGCCAGGAAATGCTGTTCGTCAAGGAATACGAGGACAACCTCGATGTCTGCCCGCGCTGCGGCTTCCACGGGCGCATCGGCGCCGACAAGCGGCTTTCCCAATTGCTCGACGTAGGGTTCGAGCTGCTTCCGCAACCGAGCGTCAAGGAAGATCCGCTCAAGTTCCGCGACACCAAGAAGTACACCGACCGCATCAAGCAGGCCCGGGCCAAGAACCCGCATTCCGATGCCTTCAGCGTGGGGTCCGGTGCGATCGACGGGCGGCCTGCCGTGGTCGGGGTGCAGGACTTCGGCTTCATGGGCGGGTCGATGGGCATGGCCGTCGGCGCGGCTTTCGTTGCCGGGGCCCAGAAGGCAATCGAGCGGCATTGCCCCTACATCGTTGTCACTGCCGCTGGCGGCGCGCGGATGCAGGAAGGCATCCTCAGCCTGATGCAGATGCCCAAGGCGACCGTGATGACGCGGCGCCTCAAGGAAGCGGGCCTCCCCTACATCGTCGTGCTGACCGATCCCACCACCGGCGGCGTCACCGCGAGCTATGCGATGCTGGGCGATGTCCACATCGCCGAGCCCGGCGCGCTGATCGGCTTCGCGGGCCAACGTGTGATCCAGGACACTATCCGGGAACAGCTTCCCGAAGGCTTCCAGCGCGCCGAGTACCTGCTCAAGCACGGCATGGTCGACATGGTCGTGCCCCGCGGCGAGCTCAAGGCACGGCTGGCGACGCTGATCGACTATCTCGCTCCGCGAAAGGCTGCCTGA
- a CDS encoding bifunctional folylpolyglutamate synthase/dihydrofolate synthase translates to MKDFARSDDPAVQAQLDRLAALSLPQGRFGLETIKTLLERLGNPQDRLPPVFHVAGTNGKGSTCAYLRGMLEAGGLTVHAATKPHLVRYNERIRIAGKLIADEQLAALLRDVLDAGEDLGPSFFEVTTAATFLAFAETAADACVIEVGLGGRFDATNVIERPAACGIASLGIDHEAFLLAPEEGTPDDPLARIAFEKAGIVRPGRPLVTMEYPEAAELEIERAALAAGAPLHMRGHDWHANVGERIEYEDRHGRLALPLPALAGAHQADNAALAVAMLRHQDFVTVGPDALEAGIRTARWPARLQPLGAGALSAIVPGRQLWLDGGHNPDAGLAIARHFEGRLHLVIGMLANKNPLAIVEPLAERLETISVVPVPRSDSHRPEAFGPGALGFAGIEEALAAIPADDLPILIAGSLYLAGAVLEKNGELPD, encoded by the coding sequence GTGAAGGACTTCGCCCGTTCGGACGATCCGGCGGTCCAGGCACAGCTTGACCGGCTGGCGGCCCTGTCGCTGCCGCAAGGCCGTTTCGGGCTGGAGACGATCAAGACACTGCTTGAGCGGCTGGGCAATCCGCAGGACCGGCTTCCCCCCGTGTTTCACGTGGCCGGGACCAACGGCAAGGGATCGACCTGCGCCTACCTCCGGGGGATGCTCGAAGCCGGTGGCCTGACTGTCCACGCCGCGACCAAACCGCACCTTGTCCGCTACAACGAGCGCATCCGCATCGCTGGCAAGCTGATCGCCGACGAGCAACTCGCCGCCCTGCTGCGAGACGTCCTCGATGCCGGCGAGGATCTCGGGCCGAGCTTCTTCGAGGTGACCACAGCGGCCACCTTCCTGGCCTTTGCCGAGACCGCCGCGGACGCCTGCGTGATCGAAGTGGGCCTGGGTGGCCGTTTCGATGCCACCAACGTTATCGAACGCCCCGCCGCATGCGGCATCGCCAGCCTGGGGATTGATCACGAGGCCTTCCTGCTCGCGCCGGAGGAAGGCACGCCGGATGATCCGCTCGCCCGCATTGCATTCGAAAAGGCGGGCATCGTGCGCCCGGGCCGGCCGCTGGTGACGATGGAGTATCCCGAAGCGGCCGAGCTCGAGATCGAACGCGCCGCATTGGCTGCCGGCGCCCCGCTCCACATGCGCGGGCACGACTGGCATGCAAACGTGGGCGAGCGCATCGAATATGAGGACCGTCACGGACGCCTCGCCCTGCCGCTACCCGCGCTTGCAGGGGCGCACCAGGCCGACAATGCCGCCTTGGCGGTTGCCATGTTGCGCCACCAGGATTTCGTGACCGTGGGGCCGGATGCGCTGGAAGCCGGGATTCGCACTGCCCGCTGGCCCGCACGCCTCCAGCCGCTCGGCGCCGGCGCGCTGAGCGCGATCGTGCCCGGAAGGCAACTATGGCTCGACGGGGGGCACAACCCGGATGCAGGCCTTGCCATCGCTCGTCATTTCGAGGGTCGCCTGCACCTCGTCATCGGCATGCTGGCCAACAAGAACCCGCTGGCCATCGTCGAGCCGCTGGCGGAACGGCTGGAGACTATCTCGGTGGTGCCCGTACCCCGCAGCGACAGCCATCGGCCCGAAGCATTCGGACCGGGAGCGCTCGGCTTCGCGGGAATCGAGGAAGCACTGGCCGCGATCCCTGCCGACGATCTGCCGATCCTTATAGCCGGATCGCTGTACCTTGCTGGAGCGGTGCTCGAGAAGAACGGCGAGCTTCCCGATTGA